The window AGTGTGTACTGAGGCAATTCGATCGTAACTATTAACTGCTGTTCAACAATAAGGAAGAGTATGGGAGGAAAACGTCTTCCGTGACAGAAACAGTCAAAATCACCCCAGCCACATATACACCATACATGATAATGATTATCATTACCAATACTTTTTGTCGATTATTTTTATAAAGTTAACCAAAAGTAAATATTGGTAGAATAGTCTCCATTGTGGCCAACCCAAAAAGAGATGTTCTCCGTGTATTCAGAAGACTGTTCCGGTCTGATGATGAGCTACCCAAACTGGTTCTGCTGGGGCTTGTTGTTGGTCTGCTAACCAGTCTGGTTATTATTCTGTTCCGCTTTATGTTTGAGTGGCCTCTATCTGTTCTGCTTCCGGGAGCAGGATCAGAAAATTTTGAGGAGCTTCCCTCCTATCTCCACTTTGTTACACCAGTCATTGGTGGCGTTGTGATCGGTCTGTTCCTGCTACTGTTTAAGGATGAACACAGGGTTACCGGTGTTGCTCATGTAATGGAACGAATGAATTACCACGAGGGCAAGCTAAAGCTAAAAAATGCAATCGTGCAGTTTTTTGGCGGGATTCTGGCAATAATTTTTGGGGAGTCTGCCGGACGTGAAGGGCCTGCAGTACATCTCGGTTCTGCCGCAGGCAGCCTTTTGGGTCAGTCGATGAATCTCTCCAACAGTAACCTGCGCATTTTGGTTGGGTGTGGTTCCGCAGCTGCTATTGCCGCCTCTTTCAATACCCCAATGGCCGGTGTCATCTTTGCGATGGAGGTGATTCTGCTTGAGTATACAGTTGCAGGCTTCACCCCAATCATTATCTCTTCAGTGGTTGCGGCAATGATGGCCAGCAACTTCTACTCTGCCGAGCTTATGTTTGTGGTGCCATCCGAGATCAGGATAGAGAGCATGGATGAGATTCCGTTTATTCTGCTCTTCTCTTTTATTATTGGTGCAATGGGGGCGCTATTCAGTCGCACCATGATCGGGATGCAGCGCTTTTCTGGAAAACCAGTAATGCTGCGAATGGTTGCTGCCGGTCTGTTAACCGGGGCTATCGCATGGTTCTTTCCACAAATTATGGGGCTTGGTAATGACACCATATCTACTATTCTCAACAACAACCAGTTCACCATCAATTTGCTGTTGGCGATAGCCTTTGCAAAGCTGTTTGCCACTGCAATGGCTGTTGGTCTGGGTATGCCGATGGGGCTTATCAGCCCAACGCTGTTTATTGGTGCCGCTCTTGGAGGGGCGCTTGGGTTACTTGCCACAGAACTAATCGGAGCACCTGTCTCGGATATAGGTTTTTATGCCATATTGGGGATGGGAGCAATGATGAGTGCGGTGCTTCAGGCCCCGCTTGCTGCACTGATTGCGCTACTGGAGCTGACCAGCAATCCAAACATTATTCTTCCTGGAATGTTGGTAATTGTTATTGCCAATATAACCTGCAGCCACATCTTTAGACAGAACTCTGTCTTTGTACGTGTGCTCCAGATCAGAGGGTTGGATCACCAACCACAAAGGTAAAATTAAACAGTTGCGCAGGCGTCTGCGATTGACTCCTTGAAGATCGCCTTGTGGACATCACCAAGGCTCATCATGCCGAGCAAT of the Candidatus Thiopontia autotrophica genome contains:
- a CDS encoding chloride channel protein, producing MANPKRDVLRVFRRLFRSDDELPKLVLLGLVVGLLTSLVIILFRFMFEWPLSVLLPGAGSENFEELPSYLHFVTPVIGGVVIGLFLLLFKDEHRVTGVAHVMERMNYHEGKLKLKNAIVQFFGGILAIIFGESAGREGPAVHLGSAAGSLLGQSMNLSNSNLRILVGCGSAAAIAASFNTPMAGVIFAMEVILLEYTVAGFTPIIISSVVAAMMASNFYSAELMFVVPSEIRIESMDEIPFILLFSFIIGAMGALFSRTMIGMQRFSGKPVMLRMVAAGLLTGAIAWFFPQIMGLGNDTISTILNNNQFTINLLLAIAFAKLFATAMAVGLGMPMGLISPTLFIGAALGGALGLLATELIGAPVSDIGFYAILGMGAMMSAVLQAPLAALIALLELTSNPNIILPGMLVIVIANITCSHIFRQNSVFVRVLQIRGLDHQPQR